GCATTGTGAAGATGGAATAGATTTCTTAACTATACATGCAGGACTAAATAGAACTTGTGTAGATAGATTAAAAAATAATAAAAGACTTACAAAGATAGTAAGTAGAGGAGGTTCTATTCTTTTTCAATGGATGATATTAAATGATAAAGAAAATCCTTTCTATGAGCACTATGATAGATTACTTGAAATTTGTAGAAAATATGATGTTACATTAAGCTTAGGAGATGGATTAAGACCAGGAAGTATAGCTGACTCAACTGATGCTCCTCAAATTCAAGAGTTGATAATACTAGGAGAACTTACAAAAAGAGCTTGGGAAAAAGATGTACAAGTGATGATAGAGGGACCTGGACATATCCCTATGCATGAGATAGTTACTAATATGCAAATTGAGAAAAAACTTTGTCATAATGCACCTTTCTATGTACTTGGACCATTAGTAACTGATGTGGCACCTGGATATGACCATATAACAGCTGCTATTGGTGGAGCTATTGCTGCAGCTAATGGAGCAGATTTCCTATGTTATGTAACTCCAGCTGAACACTTAAGACTTCCAACTTTAGAAGATATGAAAGAGGGAATTATGGCTTCAAGAATAGCTGGACATGCAGCAGATATAGCTAAGGGAATAAAAGGAGCTAGAGATTGGGATAATAGAATGAGTAAACATAGAGGGGAGTTAAACTGGAATGGAATGTTTGAAGAGTGTCTAGACCCAGAAAAAGCAAAAGAGTATAGAAAATCTTCAAAACCTATTGAAGAAGAGGTTTGTACAATGTGTGGAGATCTATGCCCAATGAAGAGATGTAACGAAATTTTAGATTAAGGTGATAATATGAATATTATTTTAAATGGGGAAAAATATGAGATTTCAAAAGATAATATCACTGTGGAAGAGTTACTTAATGAATTATCAGTAAAATGGAATATAGATTTATCTGGAGCTGTTGTTCTAGTAAATGATGAAATAGTGAAAAAAAATAACTGGAAAACAGAAAAAATAGCTGAAGATTATCATCTAGAAGTTTTATCTTTCGTTTCTGGAGGATAGTTTTATAATTGATAATATAGGACAAATTTGTGAAAATTTAAGGATAAAAAGAGAAATTTATTAAATTATAAAGAGAGAATGAGTTGCTAGTAAAAAATACTAACAATATAATTGGAGGAAAAGATGGAAAAATTTATTTTAAAAGGAAAAGAGTTTAGTAGTAGATTACTTACAGGAACAGGAAAATTTGCTGATAAAAATTTAGTAGCTCCTATGTTAGAAGCTAGTGGTTCTCAAATTATAACAATGGCACTTAGAAGAATAAACTTCCAAAATCCAAAGGAGAATATTTTAAACTATATTCCAAAACATATAACATTGTTACCTAATACTTCAGGGGCTAGAACAGCAGAGGAAGCTATAAAAATAGCAAGAATAGCTAGAGAAGCTGGATGTGGAGATTTTATAAAAATTGAGATAATAAATGATAGTAAATATCTTATGCCAGATAATAGTGAAACTATAAAGGCAACTAAGGTTTTAGCTGATGAGGGATTTATAGTATTACCATATATTATGCCTGATTTAATAACAGCTAAAAGATTAGAAGATGCTGGGGCAGCAGCAGTTATGCCACTTGGTTCTCCTATTGGTTCAAATAGAGGAATACTTACAAAACCATTTGTAGAGATGTTATTAGAAAATAATAGAGTACCTATCATAGTAGATGCTGGAATAGGGAAACCATCAGATGCAGCTATAGCTATGGAGATGGGGTGTGATGCTGTACTTGTAAATACAGCTATTGCCACAGCACAAGACCCAGTTAAAATGGGAAGAGCTTTTGCACTAGCGGTAGAAGCTGGAAGAGAAGCTTTCTTAGCTCAACTAGCAGAGGAACAAAAATATGCTAGTGCTTCATCACCACTTACAGGATTTTTATTTAGAGGTGAGTAGAATG
Above is a window of Fusobacterium mortiferum ATCC 9817 DNA encoding:
- the thiC gene encoding phosphomethylpyrimidine synthase ThiC, with product MYSTQMEAAKKGIFTKEMEIVARDEQMSKEELMEKIAKGSIVIPANKNHKNIYPRAVGEGTRTKVNVNLGVSEDCCDYCGEMVKVQKAIEYGADAIMDLSTFGDTQKFRKELVEKSTVMLGTVPMYDAVAKLGKNIKDMSVEDLFRVVEMHCEDGIDFLTIHAGLNRTCVDRLKNNKRLTKIVSRGGSILFQWMILNDKENPFYEHYDRLLEICRKYDVTLSLGDGLRPGSIADSTDAPQIQELIILGELTKRAWEKDVQVMIEGPGHIPMHEIVTNMQIEKKLCHNAPFYVLGPLVTDVAPGYDHITAAIGGAIAAANGADFLCYVTPAEHLRLPTLEDMKEGIMASRIAGHAADIAKGIKGARDWDNRMSKHRGELNWNGMFEECLDPEKAKEYRKSSKPIEEEVCTMCGDLCPMKRCNEILD
- the thiS gene encoding sulfur carrier protein ThiS, coding for MNIILNGEKYEISKDNITVEELLNELSVKWNIDLSGAVVLVNDEIVKKNNWKTEKIAEDYHLEVLSFVSGG
- a CDS encoding thiazole synthase: MEKFILKGKEFSSRLLTGTGKFADKNLVAPMLEASGSQIITMALRRINFQNPKENILNYIPKHITLLPNTSGARTAEEAIKIARIAREAGCGDFIKIEIINDSKYLMPDNSETIKATKVLADEGFIVLPYIMPDLITAKRLEDAGAAAVMPLGSPIGSNRGILTKPFVEMLLENNRVPIIVDAGIGKPSDAAIAMEMGCDAVLVNTAIATAQDPVKMGRAFALAVEAGREAFLAQLAEEQKYASASSPLTGFLFRGE